DNA sequence from the bacterium genome:
CCTCCGTGACGGCTCATTCGCGTTGGGACAGGCCGACGAGCTGCGCGAGCGCCTTCAGCGCCCCGAGCACCTCGCCGACCGTGGAATCGTCGGGGCTCTGGATGCGGTGCAGCGCCAGCCCGTCGAGCAGAGCGAAGACGAACTTGGGGGCGGCGTCGTAGAAGAGGTCCGGTCCCGGCGCCGCCGGCGGCAGGATGTCGCGGAACGTGCGGTCGATGGTCGCCGCGAAGCCCCCGGACAAGGCCTCGAAGCGGGACCGCAGCTCGGGGTCGGTGCGTGCCGCCACCGCCATCTCGAGCCAGGCGTAGAACGTCGGCCCCGAGATCATCGACCAGAGGAGGTCGATGGCCGCCGAGGCCCGATCGGCCGACGCCGGCAGCGCCGCGATCGCGGCCAGGAACTCCTCGTGCCGCCGCGCGAAGAGGTGCTCGATGGCGTTGCTGACCAGCTCCGCCTTGGTCGGGAAGTGGTGCAGCTGCGCTCCCCGCGAGACCCCCGCCCGGCGCGCGACCTCGGGCGTCGTCGTGTGCGCATAGCCGAGCTCGTTGAGGCACTCGATGGTCGCATCGAGCAGCCTCGCCCGCGTCGACGCACTCCGCGCCGCCTGCGTCCGCCGCTCCGGCTTGAGCACCGCGACCTCGCTCACGTCCTCGGGTCTACGCACGCACAAAGAAACAGTCAAGCCTGAACGTAACCTTCGACGGCCTCCGGCGACGGCCGGGAGCGATGACGACCCCGCTCGGGGAGCTCGCGGCGAACCACGTCGTCCACGGCGTCGTCCACCGAGACGACCGCGACGCGCCCGTGCGATCGTCGCCGCCGCACACGCGTCCCACTCCGCACAGCGCCCGATCGCGCCACCGAGCGAAGTTCGTTGACGCCGCGCGCACGCCGGCGATACCTTCCCGCCGTGGCGCGCATCGCGTTCGTGAAGGTCTTCACCGGCCTCAACCTCGGCGTCTCCCAGCTCTCCGGCGAGCTCCAGCGCGCCGGTCACGAGAGCCTGATCGTCTACTTCAAGGACTACGTGGTCGCGCCGGAGGACGACTCGGACCGCTTCGAGCGCAGCGAGCTGTGCGGCACCTGGGTCGCGGCGCGCGGCAAGGAGTTCAACTGCAACCTCTACACGCGCTTCTCCGAGCGCGAGTACGACC
Encoded proteins:
- a CDS encoding TetR/AcrR family transcriptional regulator, producing MSEVAVLKPERRTQAARSASTRARLLDATIECLNELGYAHTTTPEVARRAGVSRGAQLHHFPTKAELVSNAIEHLFARRHEEFLAAIAALPASADRASAAIDLLWSMISGPTFYAWLEMAVAARTDPELRSRFEALSGGFAATIDRTFRDILPPAAPGPDLFYDAAPKFVFALLDGLALHRIQSPDDSTVGEVLGALKALAQLVGLSQRE